The Haloprofundus salinisoli region CACGCCTCGGCTACGACCGTCTCCGCCGACCCGACGACGAGACCGAAGGACGGTTCTGGGTCGACGCCCGCGACTCGGTCTGCGTGGTCGCCGAACACGACGGAGAAATCGTTCTCGTCGAGGAGTACCGTCCCCGCCTCGGCGAGACGGTGCTCTCCTGTCCCGTCGGTGCGGTCGAAGGCGGCGAGTCGCTCGTCGAGGCGGCCGCCCGCGAACTCCGCGAGGAGACCGGCTACCGCGCCGACTCGCTCCGTCTGCTGGAGACGAGTTACCCCGTGGCGTGGCTCCGAAAGCGTCGCGGAATCGTCTTTGCGACGGGGCTCACGCCCGCCGAGAAGGACACCGACGGCGACGAGTTCACCCGGGTTCGGCGGCTGTCGGTCGCCGACGCACTCGACGCGGCGCGCCACCAACCGGTGACCGACTGGACGCTGCTGCCGCTGCTTCTCTCGCAGTACGAAGGTCTCGTTTGAGTCGGAACGCCGCGTCGGCCGCTCAGACCAGCACGCGTTCGAGCGAGACGACGGTTCCCCGTTCCGCGTCGGGGTCACCGACCAGCCGACCCAGGCAGACCGCCGCGCCGTCGGGCGTGTAGCAGGCGAGCAGTTCGTCCCGTTCGATACCGTCGTCGGCGTCGAGAACGCCCGGCGCGTAGACGGGCGCGCCGGTGGCGACCTGTTCGGCGGCGCTGTCGGCGATAGTGAGAGAGGGAAGGTGCGTGAGCGCCCGTTCGGCGGGCGCGACGGTCTCCCGGAGGAACGACTCGTCGCCCTCGTCGGCGAACGCCAGCGCGTCGGCGAGGTCGTACAGACTCACGAGGTCGGTGTCGTCGAACGGATCCGTCGCCGTCCGCCGGAGGTGACCCATGTGTGCGCCCGTTCCGAGCGCGAGGCCGATATCGTGACAGAGCTTTCTGATGTAGGTCCCGCTCTCACAGCGAATCCGAAGCAGCGCCTGTCGGTCCTTCGCTTCCAGCACCTCCAATTCGTAAATCTCGCGCGTGCGCAGACGACGCGAGACGGCGCTCTTTCGGGGCGGTTTCTGGTACAGTTCGCCCTCGAACTCGGCGACGACGGATTCGAGGTCGCTCGGTGCGGGTTTGTGCAGTTCTAACACCGAGACGTACTCCTTCGAGCCTTCCAGAAACACCTGCGCCAGACGGGTCGCGTCGCCGGTGAGGATGGGCAGACAACCGGTGACCTTCGGGTCGAGCGTCCCCGCGTGGGCGGCGCGATCGACGCCCGCGAGGTCGCGGACCCACCCCGAGACCTGGTGGGCCGAGGGGCCGGGCGGCTTGTCGAGGTTGACGACGCCGAACTCGAGCAGTTCGTCGACCGAGCGCTCCTGAGGTGGGCCGCGCATCGTCATCTCAGAACTCGTAGCGGACGCCGGTGATCGGATACTTGCCCTCGTCGGCGTCGGCGTCGTACGCCTCGACGGCGGCGACGAGCGTGTCGAGCACCGGTTCGGGTCCCCAGCGGGCGGTGTTGAGCGCCACGTCGTAGATAGAGAGGTCGCCGATGGGGATGTCGTAGTACGCCATGTAGCGCTTGGCCTCGCTGGCTTCGCGGCGGTCGGTCTCCTCCCTCGCGGTCTCGACGGACTTCTCCTCGCGGTCGGCGATACGCGCGGCGCGGACCGACAGCGGCGCGTCCAGCCAGATGCGGAAGTCGGCGTAGTCGCCGGCGAGCCAGCCGGCGAGGCGGGATTCGAGGACGACGTCGTCCCGTTCGGCGGCGATGTCGTAGAGCCGACGGTCGAGGTCGCGGTCTATCTGGTCGTCCTCCTCGGCGAGTTCGTTGAACTCGACGGGCGACATCCCGCGCTCCTCGGCGAGTGCGCGGAAGATGTCACCCCCAGAGATGTGTTCGTAGCCGAACGCCTCGGCGAGTCCGGCCGCCGTGGTGCTCTTTCCGCTACCCGGCGGGCCGGAGACGGTTAGCAACATACTCCCTCTCGGCGGGAGAAATTGAAAGGTGTTATCGTTGCCGACGGCACCGCGAGGCGTCACACGGTCGGGAGGCCGCGTTCGAGACGTCGCGGCCGGTCGTCACGCGCGAGTCGGCTTCGAGGCGGAATCGTCGCTCGCCGGGTGGTGCGGTGACGGAGAACCGAGGAAAGGAGCGTAGATTAGATCACGACGTCGTCGGCGTCGTGCTGATGTTCAGTCCCTTGCGGATTATCTGGGAGAACGCCATCGAACAGAGGAAGTACCAGACGATCCAGGTCTGGATGGGCCCGACGACGCCCTCTTTCCACGTCACCTCGCCGGCCAGCGGGATGACGATGTTCTGGAGCGTCACGTGTTCGGGGCTGCCGCCGATGCCGATCGCCCAGTACATCCAGAGGAACACCGGGATGGTGAGGAACATGATCCACACCATGGGGCGGAACTGCTCTTTGAACATGCCCATCTGCTCGCCCATCGCCTCCATCTGCTCTTCCTGAATCTCCTGGAGCGCGGCGTCGTCGTCGTTCTCCTGGGCCTCCTTGCGGCGGTCCTGCAGGTCCTTCATCCGCGCCTGATACTGGCCCATCTTGTCCATGTCCATCAGGTTCGCCTGCAGAATCGTCGAGTAGAGACCGGTCCCCATCGCGAGAATCATCACGACGGCGTAGAAGGGGAGTATCTCGGCCAGCGGGCCGAGGAACACGTCGAACGCGCCACCGACGACGTTGCGCACTGTTTCGACCGAGTAGCCGAGGAACAGACCGACGGTGACGACGGCCGCACCCTTGTCCCACTTCGACCACTTCGTCGTCTCGATGTCGTCGCTCGTCGACGAAGACGACGTCGAGGACGATGCCGTTGAGGACGATTTCGTCGAGGACGATGCCGACGCCGACGCGTCGGCGCTGCCGTTGAGACCCGCGCGGACGGCGTCGGGGTCCCGAATCCGGAACCCCTCCTCGCCGTCGACGAGGATACCTTGCTCGATGAGACGGCCCCACTGGCCGC contains the following coding sequences:
- a CDS encoding NUDIX hydrolase; amino-acid sequence: MTSDEWSVLRTVSVGGDDARLGYDRLRRPDDETEGRFWVDARDSVCVVAEHDGEIVLVEEYRPRLGETVLSCPVGAVEGGESLVEAAARELREETGYRADSLRLLETSYPVAWLRKRRGIVFATGLTPAEKDTDGDEFTRVRRLSVADALDAARHQPVTDWTLLPLLLSQYEGLV
- the cmk gene encoding (d)CMP kinase encodes the protein MLLTVSGPPGSGKSTTAAGLAEAFGYEHISGGDIFRALAEERGMSPVEFNELAEEDDQIDRDLDRRLYDIAAERDDVVLESRLAGWLAGDYADFRIWLDAPLSVRAARIADREEKSVETAREETDRREASEAKRYMAYYDIPIGDLSIYDVALNTARWGPEPVLDTLVAAVEAYDADADEGKYPITGVRYEF
- a CDS encoding DUF106 domain-containing protein; this encodes MARVESRVRSLVSENSEMERAIEVVLERAENGEVRWVDVRDDLSSGQWGRLIEQGILVDGEEGFRIRDPDAVRAGLNGSADASASASSSTKSSSTASSSTSSSSTSDDIETTKWSKWDKGAAVVTVGLFLGYSVETVRNVVGGAFDVFLGPLAEILPFYAVVMILAMGTGLYSTILQANLMDMDKMGQYQARMKDLQDRRKEAQENDDDAALQEIQEEQMEAMGEQMGMFKEQFRPMVWIMFLTIPVFLWMYWAIGIGGSPEHVTLQNIVIPLAGEVTWKEGVVGPIQTWIVWYFLCSMAFSQIIRKGLNISTTPTTS
- a CDS encoding RNA-guided pseudouridylation complex pseudouridine synthase subunit Cbf5 produces the protein MRGPPQERSVDELLEFGVVNLDKPPGPSAHQVSGWVRDLAGVDRAAHAGTLDPKVTGCLPILTGDATRLAQVFLEGSKEYVSVLELHKPAPSDLESVVAEFEGELYQKPPRKSAVSRRLRTREIYELEVLEAKDRQALLRIRCESGTYIRKLCHDIGLALGTGAHMGHLRRTATDPFDDTDLVSLYDLADALAFADEGDESFLRETVAPAERALTHLPSLTIADSAAEQVATGAPVYAPGVLDADDGIERDELLACYTPDGAAVCLGRLVGDPDAERGTVVSLERVLV